The genomic DNA TCAGCTCCTCCATGACGTCGACGATTCGGTCATAATACGCCGAGGGTTTCATGCGACCGTCGTCCTCGAACTCCAGAAACGCCTTGGGCACCGACGACTGGTTGGGGATGGTGAACATGCGCATCCAGCGTCCGAGAATTCGGAGCTGATTGACCGCGTTGAAGCTCTGCGAGCCGCCGCACACTTGCATGAGCGCGAGGGTCTTGCCTTGTGTGGGGCGCACCGCTCCCAGGGCCAGAGGGATCCAGTCGATCTGCGCTTTCATCACGCCGGTCATGGCGCCGTGCCGCTCGGGCGTGGACCAGACCATCCCTTCTGACCAGGTCGCGAGCTGCCTGAGCTCGGCGACCTTCGGGTGGCTTGCGTCCGCGTCGTCCGGCAGCGGTAGACCGCTCGGATCGAACGTGCGCGTTTCGGCGCCGAGCCGGCGGAGAATGCGCACCGCTTCTTCGCCTGCCAGACGACTGTAGGAGCGCTTTCGCAGTGACCCAGAGAGCAGCAATATGCGCGGCGGGTGTGTGCTCGGCGCGCCGCCGAACAGCTTGTTGTCGTCGATGGGCTGAAAGGAGTCTTCGGCCAGGTTCGGCCAGGTATCACTCGGGTGGGGCACGTGGCTCTCCGTTGCTGGGCCTGCTCTAGTCCGGAGTCCCGCTCGAGTCCCGCTCCAGCAGCAGCCGCTCTTCGACCACACTCTGGACGTTCTTGACCAGGTCGCGCTTCGACTCGTCTTTCCAGTCCGACTCTGGCTTGCCCTCGAACCACTTGAGCTCGTCGGAGTTGGTGATGCCCAAGAGGTAACGCCCGACGATTTCGCCGCTCGCGAGGTCGAAGAGCAGCAGATCGCCATCCAGCTGCCCCGGCTCGAAGGTCTTGGTCGCCATCTTGACGACCGGCAAGATGATCCGGCGCGAGCGCACCACCGCGACGTGCTCCCAATTCAGGCACTCGTCGAAGTATTTCAGGTCATCGTCCTTTGGTTCCGCCTTGTCCAGGGCGTAGCCACACAGCGAGAGTGTGGTGTTGTCGAGATCGATCTCTCCGGTAGCGGGTTCGTAGTGGACGTTGTCCAGCCACTTCTCCCCGATCACGATGAACTTTTCCTTGTCGAGCTTGGTCTTCAAAGGCCGCTCTTTGCGCACCTTGGGCTCGGACTTGGCCTTCAGCGCCATGGCAGCGAGTTTGTCGATGCGCGCTTTCATCTTGGGTTTGAGCTCGCTCGCCCGGGCCGCAGTGGTCGACACCGTGGGCGGGCTGGGGCTGGTGTCGGGCGGCGGTTTCTTCTTGCACGCCAGGAGCGGCAGGAGGACCAGCGCCGCAGTGGCGACGAGCTCCCGAGCGGAGCGACACGGCATTTCACGCATGCTCACTCGATCTTCACTCCCTTCCGCCACTCGGCCCACCACACGTCGACCTCGGCCTGGTCGTAGGGCCCCATGTCTTCTTTCACGTCCTTCCAGAACTGTAGGTCGCAGCGCTGGGACATGACGGCTGCGCTCGAGACCGGCGCCGGGTTCCCGGAGGCGGATGGCGACGACGAAACAGACGCGGCGGCTGCCGGGGCGGGGCGGCTGCTAGCCGAAGCGGACGGGGGGCTCGCCGAAACAGACGGAGCGGAAATGAGCATCTTGCGGAGCTTCTCGCAGCGCACGAACTCTTCGCGATGTTTTTCGAACACCTGCAGCGCCTCTTCACGGTTCTTGTGGCGCGGAGCCGTCTCTTGCGGTGGCGGCGCTTTGTCCTTGCAGCCGAGCGGGACGGTCAAGAGCAGGAGCAGGGGGAGTCTCGTGAAATTGTTCAACCTTCGAGCGCCTTTCGATCGGAGCTTCTAGCGTCCGCGGAGGGCTGTCAATTCTGGGCTCGGTCTCGGCTCTACGGGTACTCGCGCTCGTTACCTTCCGCGTCGGCGATGACGATGCGGTAGCCGTCGACCTGATCCCACGCGCTCGCGGCCAGGGCGCAGGCAGCGGCGACCGTCTCGACGGGCTCACCCTCGTCCACCAGGATGTGAAGCTCCACTACGTCGCTTCCCATCTCGAAGCCCAGCACGTCCGCCACGCTCCCGATGTTTCGCTCGAGCGCCTCCGTGAAGTCATCGAGCGCGCGAGTGCTCGGCTTCTTGGTCGTGGTCGTGAAACAGAGCTTGAGTATGGTTCCGGAATCGTCGTCGTCGTCGCCGGCCGACACTCCGTCGAAGCGACCCTGATACTCCGCGAGCGCCGCGTCGAACTGGCTCTTCACGACCGGCGTGAGGGTCTGCGACCCGCGTCCGGCGGCGAAGAACCCGGGCCGAACCTGCTGCGCTCGGCCCTCGTGGATCAACGACGCCAGGCTCTCGTTTAGCTCATCCAGCGTGAGCACCAGACGCTGCCGCGCGTCGACGGCCCGCAAGATGTCGGAGATACCGACCGGGTCTGCGGGGCGCGAGCCGCGGAGCGCTGCGAAGACATCTTCATCGTACATGGGCTGCCTCGAACGCGTGCGCGGCTGCCCACATGATGCGTCGGATCCCCAGGCAGCGCGCCGCGCGCCTGATTCTCCACGTGTGAGTCGCCGTTCGCTTCGTCACTTCGGAACGTTGACCGTCGCACAGCCGAACAAAACGTCAATCAGTGCGCTCGAATCGGCCTGGATGGCCGAGCAGGTTGCCGGGCACACCAGCACCTTCTTCGGGCTCACGTTGTCGTCGTAGTACCAGCCGCCGGCGGCGGTGCAGTCCGCGGCCTTGTCCACGTGAAAAATGGGCTGTGCGGTCCCCGTGCCGCCGGCCGTGTAGTTCACGTTGACCATGTTCGGGTTGAAGGTCTGGCCAGCCGGCGCGGGCGGGATGTCCCAGGCGCAGTCGACGGTCTTGTTCGACACCACGGCCTGCGACATGGCGGTAAAGACGGGGCTGAAGTTCTGGTTGTTGCCGCACAGATCGCCAGTGACACCCTTGGTCTGGTTGACGAGATCTTTGTAGACGTTGCCTGTCGCCGCGCAGGCCAGGAACACGCCGCAGCTCCCCGTGCAGTAGATGCCGAAGACCTTCCACTCGTCGAACCACCCGGGGTCGAGGCCATTGACCGACTGGGTGAACGCCGCGGCAGAGTTGTTCGGGCCATCCTTGGCCTCGTCATCGCTGAGCACGACGAAGTACTTCACCGAGTTCTGGCGCAGAGTCTTCTTGTAGGTCGGGTACGTCTCGATGAGCTTGTTCAGCGCGTTGTTGCTGCCGACGCTGACCTCGACGTGCTGATAGAGCGGCGGTTTCGAGCCGCCTGGACAGGCTCCGGTGCCAAGCGGCGGATCCATGCATACGCCCGGGTCCGGGTTGAAGATCGAACCATCAGTCGGGTTGCCGGGTTTCGCGATCAGCACGATGTGCACGTCGATGCCGCTCTGGACAATGGCGTTGGCGAACGTGTTCATGTTCGCTTCGACTTGCTGCAGTTCGCCCACCATGCTGTCGGAGGTGTCGAGCGCCCAGATGATGTCGACCGGGCGCAGCTTGTTGTCGGCGGTCTGCGACACCGAGTTGCAGACCTGCCCGTCGGTGAGTCCGCCGCCGCCGCCGCCGAGGCCGCTGTCCAGGTTGATGCCCCCGCCGGTCCCGGAGTTGCCACCGTTGCCACCGGCGCCCGTGCCCGAACCGCCGGCTCCGCCGGCCCCGCCCCCGCCCGCGCCCGCCGCCGAGTCGCCGCCCGAGCTCGCAGAGCAGGAGCCGAGCAAGACACTGCAGCCGAAACCGAATGCGATCGCTGTGAGGAACCTCGACCGAAGTTGCATCTGCATCCCCTCTGCCTGTCTAGACGCCCCGCCCAGGGAGAGCTTGCGACTTTCCGCGGGCCCGGGCAAATCGGGTCCGGTGGCGCGCGGGCTCGTGGTCCGCAAATTCTCGCGGCTCTGCGCCGGTTTTGCGTCGTCCGTCGTTGCCGGCCCACCAGGTGGCCTTTGCTTCGGGAGCGCGCGCATCCGGTGCAGCCTGCCACGCACGCGCAGCAAGCTGGCTGACTTCACCGCCGTCGGGCAGCGACGCGCTGCGAAGCGCACGTGGGCCCGCACTCGCCAGCGCCACGGCGGGTGGCGACCTCGCGCACATCATGGAAGTATCGAGCCTGGCGGGCCGTATCACGGCGTGCCCGTGCTGTTCTGGAGGTTGTCATGAAAGTGTCGTTTGCTCGTGTCTCCGCCGCTGCCCTGCTGGCTGCAGTCGCAGGTTGTTCTTCAGGAGGAGATAGCGGTGAAGGGGGCGGCAGCGACAAAACGGGCACGCTTGTTCCGCCGGGCAAAGCCGACAACTACTTCAGCACCAACGCGCAGGAGTACACGGTCACCGGTACGACCATCGCCAGCATCGAGCCCGACTGCCTCGCCCGCCACGCCGGTGAGCCGGACGCCCAGAAGGTGTGCTCGCTCGAGTCGATCACCCTCAAGAACTTCTCCATCGCCTGGTTCTTGAATCAGTACGTGATCGCCAAGCACGACGCGGCCAACGAAGACTGGGGTGGTTTCACCGCCATGACTCGTCCCGAGAGTTACGAAGCTCTCGAGGTGTCTGCGCCAGATCAGGACGGGAAGTTCAGCTATCGTTTCACGAGTGAGCTCTCGGGCCCGCTCGACCTCTTGAAACAGATCCCGACCCAGGCTTGTGGCGAGGACAAGTGTTTCACCCTCGACGTGCCGGTGTTGCCGAATTCGACGCTGGGCCAGCTGACGACCGGCAGTGAGTGGTACCGCAAGGCACCGTTCAACGCCTACAAACCCGAGACCTACACCGGCGAGAAAGAAACGCTCGAGCTCACCATCAAACCCTACCCACGCTCGAACGACGCCTACCTCGAGTACGCGAAGCTGTTTGCTCCCGATCAGCTGGCCAAGGCGGGCGGCGCGCTCCGCGTCGGCATCTACGTCGGCTGGGACTACAACGACGGGCGTTTCGATCTGCAGACTGCCAAAGAGCTCTACCGTTGGCTCACCCAGGACGAGGGGTTCAAGAGCCCGGTCGGCAGCTACGACGAGCTGAAGCTCGATTCCGGGGAGTTCACGAAGACCATCAAGGTGAACGGGAAAGAGCTGCCCGTTGCCGTGCTCTTGGTTCACCCGGGCCAGGGCGACCCCACCAACGAGACATTTGCAGGTCAGCTGAAGGCTTCGATGATCAAGGCCTTTGGTGAGCGGCAGATCGTGATCTACGAGGGCCACGCTGGGCCGCTGTACGGGTTCTCGCTCTCGGACTGGAACAAGACCGTCACGGGTGAGCTCGACGATACCGAGCTGCCGGGTCTCAGCATTCCGGAGAATTTCTACCAGGTCGTGCTCGCGAGCGGCTGCGACACTTACATGGTGGCCGATTCGCTGTACCAGAACCCGGTCAAACAAGGGCGCATGGATCTGGACGTGATCACGACCACCAGCTTCTCGAACGCCGCCGGTAAGGGACGCACCAGCAAGGTCCTGCTCGACGCGGTGATGAACCAGGACAACGCAGGTCAGCTGAAGCCGAAGATGTTCGGCGAGATCCTGCGCAACCTGAACAACGAGTACTGGATGACGCCCCTCTACGGCGTACACGGAATCGACGACAACCCGCGGGTAAACCCGTTCGCGGACTTCTCGAAGCTGTGTGAGCCCTGCGCGGCGGCGAGTGAGTGCGGCGGCTTCGACACCCAGTGTGTGGACTACGGCGGCGGCAGCAAGCACTGCGCCACCAAGTGCGAGAGCAATAACGACTGCCCGACGGGCTACAACTGCTTCGACATCCGCTTCAGCGACACCATCACTACGAAGGCGTGCGCGCCGAAGACGCTGGCCTGCGGTGCGCAGCCGCCCGCAGCGCCCGTCGTCTGGATCAACGAAATCCACTACGACAACGCGGGCACGGATGTGGGTGAAGGCGTCGAGATCGCGGGCACGGCCGGTGCCGACCTCACCGGTTTCAGCCTGGCGCTCTACAACGGCAAGGCCGGACAGCTCCGCACGTACAAGAGTGTCTCACTCGAGGGCAAACTGCCGAGCCAGCAAGGTGGTTTTGGTGTCGTCTGGCTGCCGATCGCGGGTCTGCAAAACGGCGGCGCCGATGGCGTCGGCGAGCCGGACGGTGTCGCGCTGGTCGATGCCCAGGGCAAGGTCGTACAGTTCCTGTCCTACGAGGGGGCGTTCACGCCGACGAACGGCCCCGCCGTTGGCCTTGCCTCGACGGACATTGGTGTCTCGCAACCGTCGACGTCGGCGGTCGGCACATCGCTCTCGCTCACCGGTCCGGGACACGAGTTCGTTGCGTTCAGCTGGAACGCGACCGCCATGGCAAGTCCGGGACAACCGAATCCGGGTCAGACGCTCGAGTGACGCGCGAATGAGCGCGCGCTGACCGCAGAACTTGCACTCTTCGCAGGGTCTGTCCGGACGCGGTGCATTCGAGCGGCCGTTGCCAACTGCGACAGGACGTGTCGCACGAAGTTGCACCGTTCGCGAAGCGTAAAGTGCCCTTGCGGCCTACGCCGACGCGCCCCATTCTAATGCGGCTCGTGACCCGGCGGGGGGAAGCGATCCCGCAACTACTCAGTCGCAGCAACGACGCGCTTCGGCGCGGGCAGGTGTTCAGATGAGGGACGACACACGCAAGACTTCGGCCGGTGGCCGGCGCGAGCCATCGCGGGTGCACAGAGGTGATCCGGATGAAGTTCCCACGCTGACCGAAGCCCTTGGCAACGCCGACGCGGATCGTCCGGCACGGGACCACCCGTCGCTCACCCTCATGAGCGGAGACGACACAGGTAAGCTGGTCCGTATCGGCGACGGGGAGCTGAGCGTTGGCCGTGGCGCCGACGCGGACCTCCGGCTGACCGAAGAGTCGGTTTCGCTGCGGCATGCGAGGTTCTTCCGCATCGATGAGCAAGTCTATGTCCAGGACCTTCAGAGCCGGAATGGCACCTGGGTCGGCGGCAAGCGAATCGAGTCCCCGCTTCGGCTGCAGGACGGCGATCACGTCAGAATCGGGTCGGACAGCGAGCTCATGTTCAATCTCAAGTCGGCAGCCGAAGAAGAGGCAGCGGAACAGCTCTACGAGTCCGCGGTTCGAGATCCGACCAGCGGAGCCTACAATCGTCGCCACTTCGAGCATCGGTTTGAAGCGGAGCGCGCGCTGGCGCAGCGGCGCGGGTATCCCTTCGTGCTCTTATTGCTGGACATCGACGAATTCAAGGCGATGAACGACGCCCACGGGCACGTGTTCGGCGACGTGGTGTTGCGAATCGTGACCTCCAACGTACAGCGCCTGCTCAGACCGGAGGACACTCTGGTGCGCTTCGGTGGCGATGAGTTCGTCGTGTTCTGTCGCGACATGACCCTGCGGAACGGTCTGATCCTCGCCGAGCGCATCCGGATGAGCGTCGACCGGCTCCCGCTCTCCGTGCGCGGGAACGACGTGCATGTCACGGTTAGCGTGGGTGTTGCGGCGGCAGGAAACGACGATGCTGCCTGGGACTCCTTGCTCGAGTCCGCCGACCACGCCCTGTACGCCGCGAAACACGCGGGCCGCAACCTGGTTTCTCGCGCTGGGTGAAGGGCCCGTCGTGCGGCAGCCTTGCCGTGTGTCACGGCTCGATGCGTGCGTGTCGACAGCGCTCAGCGCAGCTGCCTGCGCTCGGCTTTCTCGCGTTCGGCTCGCGCGGCGCGGCGCGCCGCTGCCCAGGGCTCCGGGCTCGCGATGACACACTCGAGGTACCCATTTTCGTCGAACGCTCTCGGTGAGAATTTCCCAGCCGGTTTGTTGTTGTAGGTGAAACACTCGCGATGGTGTTTGTCGAAGCGTGCGTCACATTCGGCCTCCGACCCGAGCCGGGCGATGCAGCCGGGCATCGCTCCCCGCACGGCCGCGCGATCTTCGGCCCGCTTGCGCCACCAGACGACGGTCATCACGATGCACACCGCCAGCACTGCCCCGACGACAGCTCGTACAACCCTGTCCGTTTCACCGCGTGCGCCCACGCCGGCAGCATACCGAACCGCGGTCGCGCTGGGGCGCTCGTCGATCCGACCGGTGGGGAGCAAGCGTTCTCCGTAGCTGGGATGAACAACGGCGGCTCTATCGCCGCGCGTCGGCGCTGCGTATCGCGGCCTGCGAGCACGGAAGTTGGGCAGCCTGTCGGGCGGCTTCCTCCGCAATCCCGTGACGGCGCGCGTGCGGAGCGCCGCCAAACGGGCAGCCCCCCCTCGCGCGCGCGTGCGACGTGGACTCAGCCCGGCGGCGTGCGCGCAAGGACGGGTCAACCGTGTCGCCGTGCGGTCCTGCCGGGGGGAGCCCGCCGATGCCGGGCGCAGCGCCCGCTTGGAGTCTTGTTGGCCGGCGTCGAGCGCGTGCAAAACTTAACCCCGAGGCTACAACTCGTGTAGGTGGAGGCTGCTCCGCACGCGGGAACGGCGCCGGTATAGCCGGCGGTTCCCGAGCAGTAGCAGAACACCCCACTGCACTGATAGGTGCAGGTCGCGCTCGTGGAGACGTACCCCACGGTGTAGCGTTTCTCCTCGTTCCCGTCGCAGTTGTAGTCGTAGTCGACCGCAGTGGTTGCACCGGGAATGGGTTTCGTGCTCCAGGCCGCGTTGCTCTCCGCCGTCGTCATGGGATGCACCGCAGCGTTGGTGTCGAAACAGTCCGTGGCGCCGGGGCCGGGGGCCTTGGCCGTCCAGCCGCCTCCGGGGCAGGTCGGCGGTGCGGTCGCCGGGGCGGTGCAGCCCTGGACGCCCGTCGCGCCTCCGGGGGGGAAGGTGTCTTTGTCGCAATCCGGGTACCAGAGGGGCGCGATCTCGTCCGTCTTGCCGTCGCAGTTGTTGTCCTTGCTGTCACACAGCTCAGCCGCGCCCGTGTAGATGGTCTTGTCGTTGTCGTTGCAGTCATCACCACAACTACCGAGGCTCGTGGCGGCGTGACCGTCGCCGTCCTGGTCGATCAGCGAGTACTGGCAGCCGCTGGTCTTGTCGCACTCGTTCTTGGTGCAGTCGTTCTTGTCGTCGCAGCTGAGTGGCGTGCCGGACTGGCAGGTCTTGGTCGTCGGGTTGCACGTCTCCTTGCCTGTGCAGACATCGTTGTCGTCGCAGTCGGCGTCGTCCTTGCACGTTGCACGACACTCGCCGCCCATGCAGTTGTAACTGACGCCGGAGTCGGCCACGCCGCCGTCCGCGACGAGCGCACAGGGCGTGCCGTCGGCCAGGTTGGTTCCGGCCTTGCACACGTTGCCTGCACAGGTCTCGCTGCCGTTGCAGGCGAGCCCGTCGTCGCACTCGGCCGCTCCCGAGCAGGTCTTGCCGCCGTCGCTCGAGCCACCCGTGCCGGCCGTGCCGCCGGTGCCGGCGCTCGCGTCGCTGCCGGCCGCACCGCCGCTGCCGCTGCTACCGCCCGTCGCGCTGCTGCCACCGGTGTTTGCCCCGCCGCTCCCCGCCGCGGATCCGCCGGTACCGCCCGTCGAGTTCGAGAAGGTTCGATCGTCTCCGCCCCCGCAGGCGATGGGGAACATTGCGAAGACACCGAGAGCTAGAGCACTACGGGCGATATTACGAAGCATGAGCCGTCCCTTCTCGAAAAGCAGGACATACCATGACACAACCTGTCGGGCGTGTGCACCTCCAGCGGATTTCCGCTGTGGTTTAGGTGTAGCAGCCGACCTTCGCGCAGACTCGGTGCCCGTCCTGGACAGTGCATGCCTCGTTGTTCGGGCAATCGGTGGAGGACGCACACTCGTCGCTGCCCTTCTGACAGGTGAACACGATGAACCCACAGGCTGGCATCGTGTCGACGGACCCGCAGAGGTTGCCTGCGCCGCAGTCGGCGTCCGTCGCGCACCTCGCTTCGTAGCAAGAGCCCATCACGCCATCACATGCGCAGAGGTTGCCTGCGCCGCAATCAGAGTCCTTCGTGCAGCCCGTGACACACTCACATGCGCCGGGGGGCACGAAATTGCAGTAGCTGTTGGGTGTGCCGGCGCAGTCCGCGTCCGTGGTGCAGCCGGAGGGCCCGCCGCTGTTGTTGCAGGAGTAGTCGGCCCTCGGCACGGCGGTCTGGCATTCGACGGCTGC from Myxococcales bacterium includes the following:
- the arsH gene encoding arsenical resistance protein ArsH, which produces MAEDSFQPIDDNKLFGGAPSTHPPRILLLSGSLRKRSYSRLAGEEAVRILRRLGAETRTFDPSGLPLPDDADASHPKVAELRQLATWSEGMVWSTPERHGAMTGVMKAQIDWIPLALGAVRPTQGKTLALMQVCGGSQSFNAVNQLRILGRWMRMFTIPNQSSVPKAFLEFEDDGRMKPSAYYDRIVDVMEELMKFTLLLRDRSGYLTDRYSERKESAEELSKRVNQRSL
- a CDS encoding GGDEF domain-containing protein is translated as MRDDTRKTSAGGRREPSRVHRGDPDEVPTLTEALGNADADRPARDHPSLTLMSGDDTGKLVRIGDGELSVGRGADADLRLTEESVSLRHARFFRIDEQVYVQDLQSRNGTWVGGKRIESPLRLQDGDHVRIGSDSELMFNLKSAAEEEAAEQLYESAVRDPTSGAYNRRHFEHRFEAERALAQRRGYPFVLLLLDIDEFKAMNDAHGHVFGDVVLRIVTSNVQRLLRPEDTLVRFGGDEFVVFCRDMTLRNGLILAERIRMSVDRLPLSVRGNDVHVTVSVGVAAAGNDDAAWDSLLESADHALYAAKHAGRNLVSRAG
- a CDS encoding putative metal-binding motif-containing protein; this encodes MGGECRATCKDDADCDDNDVCTGKETCNPTTKTCQSGTPLSCDDKNDCTKNECDKTSGCQYSLIDQDGDGHAATSLGSCGDDCNDNDKTIYTGAAELCDSKDNNCDGKTDEIAPLWYPDCDKDTFPPGGATGVQGCTAPATAPPTCPGGGWTAKAPGPGATDCFDTNAAVHPMTTAESNAAWSTKPIPGATTAVDYDYNCDGNEEKRYTVGYVSTSATCTYQCSGVFCYCSGTAGYTGAVPACGAASTYTSCSLGVKFCTRSTPANKTPSGRCARHRRAPPGRTARRHG